A genome region from Panicum virgatum strain AP13 chromosome 4K, P.virgatum_v5, whole genome shotgun sequence includes the following:
- the LOC120702997 gene encoding E2F transcription factor-like E2FE isoform X3, which yields MDAAAAAGPSSSAAPAAAARPSSGAEPSAAAAAQPAPVAPRMQLLQAPLLGAGGAGSGSGSGDARACRHHAYSRKQKSLGLLCSKIPSRGGFRFVALYDREDVETIGLDDAAKQLGVERRRIYDIVNVLESVGILVRRAKNRYTWLGFGGVPAALKELKERALREMSGSPVFPPMEESSTANLSVDEDDEKLEDADEDAESEKLSQSVDNTSDKPDAPGCRLRSDHRKEKSLGLLTQNFVKLFLTMEVETFSLDEAARLLLGEGHAESNMRTKVRRLYDIANVLSSLNLIEKTQQADTRKPAFRWLGQAKRKQENNTMIALPTARPNKRAFGTDLTNFDNKWGRLDPTTEDKAKLMQGAGNIVKTFERQLGQGNRSDFVYGPFHPAVAKKQESDDHTVRQKERKTIQDWENLAVSFRPQYQNQAVDYAVSVLAVVRRYVG from the exons AtggacgccgccgcagccgccgggccctcctcttccgccgccccagccgcagccgccaggccctcctccggcgccgagccttccgcggcggcggccgcccagCCGGCGCCGGTGGCTCCGCGCATGCAGCTTCTCCAGGCGCCCCtgctgggcgccggcggcgccggcagcgggagcgggagcggcgaCGCGCGAGCGTGCCGCCACCACGCGTACAGCCGCAAGCAGAAGTCACTCGGCCTGCTTTGCTCCAA GATCCCTTCTCGCGGCGGCTTTAGGTTCGTGGCGCTGTACGACCGGGAGGACGTGGAGACGATTGGGCTGGACGACGCGGCCAAGCAGCTCGGCGTCGAGCGCCGCCGGATCTACGACATCGTCAACGTGCTCGAGAGCGTCGGG ATTCTTGTGCGTAGGGCCAAGAATCGGTACACGTGGCTCGGATTCGGGGGAGTCCCTGCAGCGCTCAAAGAACTCAAG GAGAGGGCGCTGAGGGAGATGTCCGGATCACCAGTGTTCCCTCCAATGGAGGAGTCATCCACTGCTAAT CTCTCTGTTGATGAAGATGACGAGAAATTGGAGGATGCTGATGAGGACGCCGAGAGCGAGAAGCTCAGCCAGTCTGTTGACAATACGTCTGACAAGCCTGATGCACCGGGCTGCCGCCTTAGATCTG ATCATCGGAAGGAGAAGTCCCTTGGACTGCTCACTCAGAATTTTGTCAAGCTCTTCCTCACCATGGAG GTTGAGACGTTCTCACTGGATGAAGCTGCTAGGCTTCTCCTAGGAGAGGGACATGCTGAGAGCAATATGAGAA CTAAAGTTCGGCGATTGTATGACATTGCCAATGTACTATCTTCATTGAATCTCATTGAGAAG ACACAGCAAGctgacactagaaagcccgcaTTCAGGTGGTTGGGCCAGGCAAAGCGAAAGCAAGAGAACAATACCATGATCGCTCTACCCACAGCCAGACCCAATAAAAGGGCATTTGGTACTGATCTTACAAATTTTGACAATAAGTGGGGCCGGTTGGACCCCACAACAGAGGACAAAGCCAAGCTCATGCAGGGTGCTGGCAACATAGTGAAGACTTTTGAGAGGCAGCTGGGGCAAGGGAACAGGAGTGACTTTGTTTATGGGCCCTTCCACCCTGCTGTGGCAAAGAAACAGGAAAGTGATGATCACACCGTTAGGcagaaggagaggaagaccaTTCAGGACTGGGAAAACCTTGCTGTTTCCTTCCGTCCGCAATATCAAAACCAAG
- the LOC120702997 gene encoding E2F transcription factor-like E2FE isoform X4, with protein MDAAAAAGPSSSAAPAAAARPSSGAEPSAAAAAQPAPVAPRMQLLQAPLLGAGGAGSGSGSGDARACRHHAYSRKQKSLGLLCSKIPSRGGFRFVALYDREDVETIGLDDAAKQLGVERRRIYDIVNVLESVGILVRRAKNRYTWLGFGGVPAALKELKERALREMSGSPVFPPMEESSTANLSVDEDDEKLEDADEDAESEKLSQSVDNTSDKPDAPGCRLRSDHRKEKSLGLLTQNFVKLFLTMEVETFSLDEAARLLLGEGHAESNMRTKVRRLYDIANVLSSLNLIEKTQQADTRKPAFRWLGQAKRKQENNTMIALPTARPNKRAFGTDLTNFDNKWGRLDPTTEDKAKLMQGAGNIVKTFERQLGQGNRSDFVYGPFHPAVAKKQESDDHTVRQKERKTIQDWENLAVSFRPQYQNQVVRRYVG; from the exons AtggacgccgccgcagccgccgggccctcctcttccgccgccccagccgcagccgccaggccctcctccggcgccgagccttccgcggcggcggccgcccagCCGGCGCCGGTGGCTCCGCGCATGCAGCTTCTCCAGGCGCCCCtgctgggcgccggcggcgccggcagcgggagcgggagcggcgaCGCGCGAGCGTGCCGCCACCACGCGTACAGCCGCAAGCAGAAGTCACTCGGCCTGCTTTGCTCCAA GATCCCTTCTCGCGGCGGCTTTAGGTTCGTGGCGCTGTACGACCGGGAGGACGTGGAGACGATTGGGCTGGACGACGCGGCCAAGCAGCTCGGCGTCGAGCGCCGCCGGATCTACGACATCGTCAACGTGCTCGAGAGCGTCGGG ATTCTTGTGCGTAGGGCCAAGAATCGGTACACGTGGCTCGGATTCGGGGGAGTCCCTGCAGCGCTCAAAGAACTCAAG GAGAGGGCGCTGAGGGAGATGTCCGGATCACCAGTGTTCCCTCCAATGGAGGAGTCATCCACTGCTAAT CTCTCTGTTGATGAAGATGACGAGAAATTGGAGGATGCTGATGAGGACGCCGAGAGCGAGAAGCTCAGCCAGTCTGTTGACAATACGTCTGACAAGCCTGATGCACCGGGCTGCCGCCTTAGATCTG ATCATCGGAAGGAGAAGTCCCTTGGACTGCTCACTCAGAATTTTGTCAAGCTCTTCCTCACCATGGAG GTTGAGACGTTCTCACTGGATGAAGCTGCTAGGCTTCTCCTAGGAGAGGGACATGCTGAGAGCAATATGAGAA CTAAAGTTCGGCGATTGTATGACATTGCCAATGTACTATCTTCATTGAATCTCATTGAGAAG ACACAGCAAGctgacactagaaagcccgcaTTCAGGTGGTTGGGCCAGGCAAAGCGAAAGCAAGAGAACAATACCATGATCGCTCTACCCACAGCCAGACCCAATAAAAGGGCATTTGGTACTGATCTTACAAATTTTGACAATAAGTGGGGCCGGTTGGACCCCACAACAGAGGACAAAGCCAAGCTCATGCAGGGTGCTGGCAACATAGTGAAGACTTTTGAGAGGCAGCTGGGGCAAGGGAACAGGAGTGACTTTGTTTATGGGCCCTTCCACCCTGCTGTGGCAAAGAAACAGGAAAGTGATGATCACACCGTTAGGcagaaggagaggaagaccaTTCAGGACTGGGAAAACCTTGCTGTTTCCTTCCGTCCGCAATATCAAAACCAAG
- the LOC120702997 gene encoding E2F transcription factor-like E2FE isoform X2 produces the protein MDAAAAAGPSSSAAPAAAARPSSGAEPSAAAAAQPAPVAPRMQLLQAPLLGAGGAGSGSGSGDARACRHHAYSRKQKSLGLLCSKFVALYDREDVETIGLDDAAKQLGVERRRIYDIVNVLESVGILVRRAKNRYTWLGFGGVPAALKELKERALREMSGSPVFPPMEESSTANLSVDEDDEKLEDADEDAESEKLSQSVDNTSDKPDAPGCRLRSDHRKEKSLGLLTQNFVKLFLTMEVETFSLDEAARLLLGEGHAESNMRTKVRRLYDIANVLSSLNLIEKTQQADTRKPAFRWLGQAKRKQENNTMIALPTARPNKRAFGTDLTNFDNKWGRLDPTTEDKAKLMQGAGNIVKTFERQLGQGNRSDFVYGPFHPAVAKKQESDDHTVRQKERKTIQDWENLAVSFRPQYQNQALNDLFGHYVEAWKSWYLDLTRETSS, from the exons AtggacgccgccgcagccgccgggccctcctcttccgccgccccagccgcagccgccaggccctcctccggcgccgagccttccgcggcggcggccgcccagCCGGCGCCGGTGGCTCCGCGCATGCAGCTTCTCCAGGCGCCCCtgctgggcgccggcggcgccggcagcgggagcgggagcggcgaCGCGCGAGCGTGCCGCCACCACGCGTACAGCCGCAAGCAGAAGTCACTCGGCCTGCTTTGCTCCAA GTTCGTGGCGCTGTACGACCGGGAGGACGTGGAGACGATTGGGCTGGACGACGCGGCCAAGCAGCTCGGCGTCGAGCGCCGCCGGATCTACGACATCGTCAACGTGCTCGAGAGCGTCGGG ATTCTTGTGCGTAGGGCCAAGAATCGGTACACGTGGCTCGGATTCGGGGGAGTCCCTGCAGCGCTCAAAGAACTCAAG GAGAGGGCGCTGAGGGAGATGTCCGGATCACCAGTGTTCCCTCCAATGGAGGAGTCATCCACTGCTAAT CTCTCTGTTGATGAAGATGACGAGAAATTGGAGGATGCTGATGAGGACGCCGAGAGCGAGAAGCTCAGCCAGTCTGTTGACAATACGTCTGACAAGCCTGATGCACCGGGCTGCCGCCTTAGATCTG ATCATCGGAAGGAGAAGTCCCTTGGACTGCTCACTCAGAATTTTGTCAAGCTCTTCCTCACCATGGAG GTTGAGACGTTCTCACTGGATGAAGCTGCTAGGCTTCTCCTAGGAGAGGGACATGCTGAGAGCAATATGAGAA CTAAAGTTCGGCGATTGTATGACATTGCCAATGTACTATCTTCATTGAATCTCATTGAGAAG ACACAGCAAGctgacactagaaagcccgcaTTCAGGTGGTTGGGCCAGGCAAAGCGAAAGCAAGAGAACAATACCATGATCGCTCTACCCACAGCCAGACCCAATAAAAGGGCATTTGGTACTGATCTTACAAATTTTGACAATAAGTGGGGCCGGTTGGACCCCACAACAGAGGACAAAGCCAAGCTCATGCAGGGTGCTGGCAACATAGTGAAGACTTTTGAGAGGCAGCTGGGGCAAGGGAACAGGAGTGACTTTGTTTATGGGCCCTTCCACCCTGCTGTGGCAAAGAAACAGGAAAGTGATGATCACACCGTTAGGcagaaggagaggaagaccaTTCAGGACTGGGAAAACCTTGCTGTTTCCTTCCGTCCGCAATATCAAAACCAAG
- the LOC120702997 gene encoding E2F transcription factor-like E2FE isoform X1 → MDAAAAAGPSSSAAPAAAARPSSGAEPSAAAAAQPAPVAPRMQLLQAPLLGAGGAGSGSGSGDARACRHHAYSRKQKSLGLLCSKIPSRGGFRFVALYDREDVETIGLDDAAKQLGVERRRIYDIVNVLESVGILVRRAKNRYTWLGFGGVPAALKELKERALREMSGSPVFPPMEESSTANLSVDEDDEKLEDADEDAESEKLSQSVDNTSDKPDAPGCRLRSDHRKEKSLGLLTQNFVKLFLTMEVETFSLDEAARLLLGEGHAESNMRTKVRRLYDIANVLSSLNLIEKTQQADTRKPAFRWLGQAKRKQENNTMIALPTARPNKRAFGTDLTNFDNKWGRLDPTTEDKAKLMQGAGNIVKTFERQLGQGNRSDFVYGPFHPAVAKKQESDDHTVRQKERKTIQDWENLAVSFRPQYQNQALNDLFGHYVEAWKSWYLDLTRETSS, encoded by the exons AtggacgccgccgcagccgccgggccctcctcttccgccgccccagccgcagccgccaggccctcctccggcgccgagccttccgcggcggcggccgcccagCCGGCGCCGGTGGCTCCGCGCATGCAGCTTCTCCAGGCGCCCCtgctgggcgccggcggcgccggcagcgggagcgggagcggcgaCGCGCGAGCGTGCCGCCACCACGCGTACAGCCGCAAGCAGAAGTCACTCGGCCTGCTTTGCTCCAA GATCCCTTCTCGCGGCGGCTTTAGGTTCGTGGCGCTGTACGACCGGGAGGACGTGGAGACGATTGGGCTGGACGACGCGGCCAAGCAGCTCGGCGTCGAGCGCCGCCGGATCTACGACATCGTCAACGTGCTCGAGAGCGTCGGG ATTCTTGTGCGTAGGGCCAAGAATCGGTACACGTGGCTCGGATTCGGGGGAGTCCCTGCAGCGCTCAAAGAACTCAAG GAGAGGGCGCTGAGGGAGATGTCCGGATCACCAGTGTTCCCTCCAATGGAGGAGTCATCCACTGCTAAT CTCTCTGTTGATGAAGATGACGAGAAATTGGAGGATGCTGATGAGGACGCCGAGAGCGAGAAGCTCAGCCAGTCTGTTGACAATACGTCTGACAAGCCTGATGCACCGGGCTGCCGCCTTAGATCTG ATCATCGGAAGGAGAAGTCCCTTGGACTGCTCACTCAGAATTTTGTCAAGCTCTTCCTCACCATGGAG GTTGAGACGTTCTCACTGGATGAAGCTGCTAGGCTTCTCCTAGGAGAGGGACATGCTGAGAGCAATATGAGAA CTAAAGTTCGGCGATTGTATGACATTGCCAATGTACTATCTTCATTGAATCTCATTGAGAAG ACACAGCAAGctgacactagaaagcccgcaTTCAGGTGGTTGGGCCAGGCAAAGCGAAAGCAAGAGAACAATACCATGATCGCTCTACCCACAGCCAGACCCAATAAAAGGGCATTTGGTACTGATCTTACAAATTTTGACAATAAGTGGGGCCGGTTGGACCCCACAACAGAGGACAAAGCCAAGCTCATGCAGGGTGCTGGCAACATAGTGAAGACTTTTGAGAGGCAGCTGGGGCAAGGGAACAGGAGTGACTTTGTTTATGGGCCCTTCCACCCTGCTGTGGCAAAGAAACAGGAAAGTGATGATCACACCGTTAGGcagaaggagaggaagaccaTTCAGGACTGGGAAAACCTTGCTGTTTCCTTCCGTCCGCAATATCAAAACCAAG